A genome region from Tolypothrix sp. PCC 7712 includes the following:
- a CDS encoding ABC transporter substrate-binding protein — translation MLTQKLEKEGFKCVVISLEKLGTKGVTQEQWYDTLIKNIADNFDLQTEQVSTLFQDNRRLTPLNLLSDFFEKKLLAKFDKNIVTFIDEIDTVLSLDFPTDDFFGFIRYCYNQRANNPNYERITFALLGVATPSQLIKDTRRTPFNIGEAIQLNGFSFQEARPLAKGLKSKVNDLKIAEEILLEVLKLTSGQPFLTQKICKIIVDDENVIPSDKQLISKWIKELVKSRIIDNWEFQDEPQHLRTIRDRIINSKEPMVKLLKFYLEILRYHDLPSNNSPEQSELVLSGLLEEKAGKLKVYNLIYESVFDSNWVAEMLADIKPYEEELLGWLSSNRKDKSWLLLGQKLQIAIEWCKDKNLAIEDYQFINASQELEIANIKTSQELEIANIKANQELQIAELENKIIKSNRSQRLFAGVTASLMIFTGVITFQLKEKIQSVFIPYIEYPELFSQGEKSFFLGNGNYYQNQGVNAFNRGNYTEAINQFAKAKEIDKNDPEGLIYYNNALAHKKGNYLTLAVAVPINARRDMAKEILRGVAQAQDEFNKNAGRGANDKLLNIVIADDKNDPSQGEKVAQQFIKDAKVLGVIGHNGSSVSKTAIAKYKNANLGMLSPTSTSTELSMKEDKVFFRTVPSDAKAGEKLAEYAIKNAIKRVVIFYKADDIYSKSLKQAFNTAFEAKGGKVVRTGNLADQNLNASYEVYRSVVEDEADAVVFFPNIELISTVINMARARQQPKIQKILGKNIPLLGGDALYGADTLTQGQKALEGLVLPIPWFPQESNDSKKFAKQACKQWGGGISWRTAASYDATQAFIQAISELKNPTRQTVVEKLKSIKLPSKETSGDALAFQDGERDNKPVLVQVVPGTGDDCVGAQGGGYHFEKVDENSSSSSSVVPLTIPDEGVKNKIAN, via the coding sequence ATCCTTACTCAAAAGTTAGAAAAAGAAGGCTTCAAATGTGTGGTAATCAGCTTAGAAAAATTGGGGACTAAAGGAGTTACCCAAGAGCAGTGGTATGATACTTTAATTAAAAATATAGCAGATAACTTCGATTTACAAACAGAGCAAGTATCAACCTTATTTCAAGACAACAGACGATTAACTCCCTTAAATCTATTAAGTGATTTTTTTGAAAAAAAATTACTAGCAAAATTTGATAAAAACATTGTTACTTTCATAGATGAAATCGATACTGTTCTCAGTTTAGATTTTCCAACTGATGATTTTTTTGGATTTATTCGTTATTGTTATAATCAACGTGCTAATAACCCAAATTATGAGCGAATTACCTTTGCTTTATTAGGAGTAGCAACGCCATCTCAATTGATCAAGGATACGCGACGCACACCTTTTAATATTGGCGAAGCAATTCAATTAAATGGTTTTTCATTCCAGGAAGCTCGACCTTTAGCTAAAGGTTTAAAAAGTAAAGTCAATGATTTGAAAATTGCCGAAGAAATTCTTCTAGAAGTACTTAAATTGACTAGTGGTCAACCATTTCTCACACAAAAGATATGTAAAATTATAGTGGATGATGAGAATGTAATTCCTAGTGATAAACAGCTAATATCTAAATGGATAAAAGAATTAGTAAAATCACGGATAATTGATAATTGGGAATTTCAAGATGAACCGCAACATTTAAGAACTATACGTGACAGGATTATTAATAGTAAAGAACCTATGGTTAAATTGCTTAAATTCTATTTAGAAATTTTGCGATACCATGATTTACCCAGTAATAACAGTCCAGAACAGAGTGAACTAGTTTTATCCGGTTTGCTAGAAGAGAAAGCTGGAAAATTAAAAGTTTATAACCTGATTTATGAATCTGTTTTTGATTCTAACTGGGTTGCTGAAATGCTTGCTGATATTAAACCTTATGAAGAAGAATTACTAGGATGGTTATCTTCTAATCGTAAAGATAAATCCTGGCTATTACTCGGTCAGAAATTACAAATAGCAATTGAATGGTGTAAAGATAAAAATTTGGCAATTGAAGATTATCAATTCATTAATGCTAGCCAAGAATTAGAAATTGCTAATATCAAAACTAGCCAAGAATTAGAAATTGCTAATATCAAAGCTAACCAAGAATTACAAATTGCTGAATTAGAAAATAAAATTATAAAATCTAATCGTTCTCAGCGATTATTTGCGGGAGTAACTGCAAGTCTGATGATTTTTACTGGGGTAATTACATTTCAATTGAAGGAAAAAATTCAATCAGTATTCATTCCATACATTGAATATCCAGAGCTATTTAGCCAAGGAGAAAAGTCTTTCTTTTTGGGAAATGGTAATTATTACCAAAATCAGGGTGTCAATGCTTTCAACCGAGGCAATTATACAGAAGCAATTAACCAATTCGCCAAAGCAAAGGAAATTGATAAAAATGATCCAGAAGGATTGATTTACTATAATAATGCCTTAGCACATAAAAAAGGAAATTATTTAACTTTAGCGGTTGCTGTACCTATTAACGCTAGAAGAGATATGGCAAAAGAAATATTGAGAGGAGTCGCACAAGCACAAGACGAATTTAATAAAAATGCAGGGCGTGGAGCAAATGATAAATTATTGAATATTGTAATTGCTGATGATAAAAATGATCCAAGCCAAGGTGAAAAAGTTGCCCAACAATTTATTAAAGATGCAAAGGTTTTAGGCGTAATTGGACACAATGGAAGCTCAGTGAGTAAAACTGCAATTGCTAAATACAAAAATGCTAATTTAGGGATGCTATCTCCAACAAGCACTAGTACAGAGTTAAGCATGAAAGAAGATAAAGTTTTTTTTAGAACCGTTCCTTCTGATGCAAAAGCTGGTGAAAAATTAGCTGAATATGCTATTAAAAATGCTATTAAGCGAGTGGTTATTTTCTATAAAGCCGACGATATATATAGTAAAAGCTTAAAGCAAGCTTTTAACACAGCGTTTGAAGCTAAAGGTGGCAAAGTTGTCCGAACTGGAAATTTAGCAGATCAAAATTTGAATGCGTCTTATGAAGTGTATCGCAGTGTAGTTGAAGATGAAGCTGATGCAGTTGTCTTTTTCCCAAATATAGAGCTAATTTCTACCGTGATCAACATGGCTCGAGCTCGCCAACAGCCCAAAATACAGAAAATTCTGGGGAAAAATATCCCATTATTGGGAGGAGATGCTTTGTATGGTGCAGACACTTTAACACAAGGTCAAAAGGCTCTTGAAGGTTTAGTTCTACCGATTCCCTGGTTTCCTCAAGAATCTAATGATTCAAAAAAATTTGCGAAACAAGCTTGTAAGCAATGGGGAGGAGGTATTAGTTGGCGTACTGCTGCTAGTTATGATGCAACTCAAGCTTTTATTCAAGCTATTTCTGAGTTAAAAAATCCTACTCGACAAACAGTAGTTGAAAAGCTCAAATCGATTAAACTCCCATCTAAGGAAACCTCAGGAGATGCACTTGCTTTTCAAGATGGTGAACGGGATAACAAACCAGTCCTTGTTCAAGTAGTTCCTGGTACTGGTGATGATTGCGTTGGTGCTCAAGGGGGTGGATATCACTTTGAAAAAGTTGATGAAA
- the tnpC gene encoding IS66 family transposase, translated as MNQNLPQDLDRESLNQLSKQELVEIIIEQSKVIGELQKTVLELQQEIERLKVSRDLDSKTSSKPPSGDILKKSENKKAAPQEESNHPKRKPGGQPGHQGKTRKGFGRVDRCEILRPSDCVCCGQKAFAAVAVKVEKQSVAQLVERPIEIVEYQRHTCQCEYCGNIQTASWSQDIIPGQDLGISLQAFLGWANNYAHMPYEKQQEMLWELGQIEIGLGTLVTTNERIQTAIQPSITELSNWVKQTQPNIHVDETPWSVKGVKEWLWVVANSEFCLFTAADTRSRAELEAILGAKYTGVISSDDFSVYNGYAVPEQQKCLAHLRRHFKKLIQLPGLHNQAIGEAFVDLIDEAFGNYAQWFETLDCASYNDWVNQFKSKLQQTLDDWINLAGATAGNLLRSLRDKASQWWYFLDNPEVPPDNNQAERSLRLAVTKRKVSGGSRSMERFQHTANLLTVVQTCRRQSLSVIDFFVQALIADSINSQSRPSLVPQF; from the coding sequence ATGAACCAAAACCTGCCTCAAGATTTAGACCGGGAAAGCTTGAACCAGTTATCGAAACAAGAACTGGTAGAGATAATCATTGAGCAGAGCAAGGTAATAGGTGAATTACAGAAAACAGTATTAGAACTACAGCAAGAAATAGAACGTTTAAAAGTCAGCAGAGATTTAGACAGCAAAACCTCATCTAAGCCGCCATCAGGGGACATCCTCAAAAAGAGTGAAAACAAAAAAGCAGCACCGCAAGAAGAATCAAATCATCCCAAAAGAAAGCCAGGTGGGCAACCAGGGCATCAAGGTAAGACCCGTAAGGGTTTTGGTAGAGTAGATCGTTGTGAAATCTTACGTCCAAGTGATTGTGTCTGTTGTGGTCAAAAAGCGTTTGCGGCTGTGGCAGTAAAAGTAGAAAAACAGTCTGTAGCGCAACTAGTGGAGCGTCCCATTGAAATAGTTGAGTATCAACGCCATACGTGCCAGTGTGAGTACTGTGGCAATATACAAACAGCCTCCTGGTCACAAGATATCATCCCAGGACAGGATTTAGGGATTTCTTTACAGGCATTTTTAGGATGGGCAAATAATTATGCACATATGCCCTATGAAAAACAGCAAGAAATGTTGTGGGAGTTAGGTCAAATTGAAATTGGGCTGGGAACTTTAGTCACCACAAATGAACGAATTCAAACAGCGATTCAACCAAGCATTACTGAGTTAAGTAATTGGGTAAAACAGACACAACCTAACATTCATGTGGATGAAACACCTTGGTCTGTCAAGGGAGTTAAAGAATGGTTGTGGGTAGTTGCCAATTCTGAGTTTTGCCTGTTTACTGCTGCTGACACTCGTTCCAGAGCAGAACTAGAAGCCATTTTAGGGGCTAAATATACAGGGGTAATCAGCAGCGATGATTTTAGTGTTTACAATGGCTATGCGGTGCCTGAGCAGCAGAAATGTTTGGCTCATCTACGCCGTCACTTCAAAAAACTAATTCAACTTCCAGGTCTTCACAACCAAGCTATTGGTGAAGCATTTGTGGATTTAATTGATGAAGCTTTTGGAAATTATGCCCAATGGTTTGAGACTCTTGACTGCGCCAGTTATAACGATTGGGTCAATCAATTCAAATCTAAATTGCAACAAACACTTGATGACTGGATTAACTTAGCCGGAGCTACAGCAGGAAACCTTTTACGTTCCTTGCGCGATAAAGCCTCCCAATGGTGGTATTTCCTTGACAACCCTGAAGTTCCTCCTGATAACAATCAAGCCGAGCGATCGCTGCGTTTGGCTGTGACAAAACGTAAAGTTAGTGGTGGTTCCCGTTCGATGGAGCGGTTTCAACATACTGCCAATTTGTTGACGGTGGTTCAAACCTGTCGTCGTCAAAGTCTGTCTGTTATTGATTTTTTTGTACAAGCACTAATTGCTGACTCTATTAATTCTCAGTCTCGCCCTTCTCTAGTTCCTCAATTTTAG